In Moraxella nasovis, the sequence ATAAGTTTGCATAGGCGTGGGCGTTTGGCTTAGCTTAGATAGATAAGCTTGTGGCAGACGAACGTGGAAAGTCGATCCGATGAACTGCTTTGCAAGTTCGGTCTGTGGATTAGCAAAAAGCTCGCTCACTTTACCAGACTCAACCACCACACCCAGATCCATCACCGCAACCTTATCACAGATCTGCTTAACCACATCCATCTCATGGGTGATTAATAAGATGGTAATGCCAAGTTTGCGATTGATTTTTTTGAGTAAAGATAAAATCGCCTGAGTAGTCGCAGGGTCTAAGGCACTGGTCGCTTCATCACAAAGTAGCACTTTTGGATCGCACGCTAAGGCACGAGCGATGGCAACACGCTGCTTTTGACCACCTGATAGATTAGCAGGATACACATGCTCTTTACCATTAAGACCGACAAGCTCTATCAAACGAGACACCTTTTGATGGATAGTGTTTTTGGGCGTTTGGGAAAGCTCTAAAGGCAAAGCAATGTTATCAAACACGGTGCGAGAATGCAGCAGATTAAAATGCTGAAAAATCATGCCTATATGACGACGAGCCTCCACAAGTTCACGCTCACTAAGCGCGGTTAAATCCTGACCGCTTAGCATAACCTTGCCTGTTGTCGGACGCTCTAGCAAATTAATGCAGCGAATCAGTGTTGATTTACCTGCACCAGATGAGCCGATAATGCCAAATATCTCGCCTTGTTGCACACAAAGAGTAGTTGGATGAACAGCGGTAAATTGTGTGGTTTTACTATCTTTTTGGATGTTAAAGACCTTGCTTACATCGATAAGCTGTATCATAGAATCCATGATGTTATCTAAATTATAAAAATAGTACTATTATAACACATTCAAGCATCGCCACCAACTTACACATAAAAAAGCACTCGTGATGAGTGCTTTTTTAGGAAGTTACGATATTCTTAAAACGGCATATCATCATCTGACACGCTTGGGGCTGTGCCACTTGCTTGTGGTGGCGTGTCTGACTTGGGCGTACCGAATGCGTTTTTATCAGAGTATCCAGCATCCTCTTGAGATGCAAAGTTATTATAGTTACCTTGAGATTGCGAAGCTAAGCTGCGATCTGCAAAGCCATTTTGTGGTGCAACGCTTGACTGCCCGCCATACTGATTGCCGTTTTGTGAAAACTGATTTTGGCTATTTTGGTTTGCATAACCGTTGTTATTTTGAAAGCCGTTGCCGCCATTTTGAAAACCAGAGTTTTGATTGGCATTTTGGTTGAAATTACGGTTTTGGTTGTTACCCCAGCTGCCATTTTGGTTGTTTTGAAAACCGTTGCCACCATTATTATCGCCACTTGAGCTTAGCATACGCATT encodes:
- the metN gene encoding methionine ABC transporter ATP-binding protein MetN, translating into MIQLIDVSKVFNIQKDSKTTQFTAVHPTTLCVQQGEIFGIIGSSGAGKSTLIRCINLLERPTTGKVMLSGQDLTALSERELVEARRHIGMIFQHFNLLHSRTVFDNIALPLELSQTPKNTIHQKVSRLIELVGLNGKEHVYPANLSGGQKQRVAIARALACDPKVLLCDEATSALDPATTQAILSLLKKINRKLGITILLITHEMDVVKQICDKVAVMDLGVVVESGKVSELFANPQTELAKQFIGSTFHVRLPQAYLSKLSQTPTPMQTYPVVKFGFTGNSVDMPLFSQATKQYGVEFNILTSQMDYVGEVKFGFTIAEMIGDVDKTQQARKFLYENGVTAEVLGYVA
- a CDS encoding single-stranded DNA-binding protein is translated as MSSVNKVIIVGRLGNDPEVRQFQNGGGVTNISVATSERWTDKNTGERREQTEWHRISLFNRLGEIAAQYLRKGSMVYVEGSLNTRKYTDNQGIERYSTEIRASEMRMLSSSGDNNGGNGFQNNQNGSWGNNQNRNFNQNANQNSGFQNGGNGFQNNNGYANQNSQNQFSQNGNQYGGQSSVAPQNGFADRSLASQSQGNYNNFASQEDAGYSDKNAFGTPKSDTPPQASGTAPSVSDDDMPF